Part of the Phycisphaerae bacterium genome is shown below.
ATTCGATAATTTTTTTATACTCTTTCCAGATAACCGGTTTGGTTTTGTCGCCGGGAACAACTTCCATAAGAGCGACAGGCTTTTCAACATAAATATCAAGCGGGAAAAGCTTCAAAACGGCTTTTAAAACTTCAGGTACGCCGTGGCCGTCACAACGAATGAGTTTTTTTGCCATAGAAGCGGCAGGGAAATTGCCATCGGCAATGACAATCTCGTCGGCGTGACCCATTTCAGACAAACAGGCCAAAAGCTGGGGCGAAATAATCGCCGGTATTCCTTTAAGCATAAAACTTGTCTCCATAAAAATAATATCATATAATACCAAAAAGGCAGAAAAAATGATAACAATAATCGATTACAAAGCGGGAAATCTGACAAGCGTTAAACTTGCTTTCGAGAGTATAGGCCGGGAGGTTACAATCACCGACAGGCCGGAGGAAATTATCCGCGCAGAAAAAATAGTCTTTCCGGGAGTCGGGGCGGCCAAGGCCGCGATGGACAACCTGAAAGAACTGAACTTAGTCGAACCTATCAGAAAGGTAATTGCTGACGGCGTTCCATTTTTGGGGATATGTATCGGAATGCAGGTTTTGTTCGAATCAAGCGAAGAAGACGGCGGGACAGAATGTCTCGGCATTTTGCCGGGAAGCGTAAAAAAGTTCAAATCGGCTGATAAACTCTGCAAAATTCCGCAGATTGGCTGGAACACCGTAAAAATCGTCAGAGGACACCAGATTTTTGACGGGATTGAGGACCTGAGCGAATTTTACTTCGTACACAGTTTCTATCCGGCGTGCAGCGATAAAAATCACATAATCGGTCAGACCGAATACGCTGACGCAACTTTCGCCAGCGCGGCGGGAAAGGGAAATTTTGCCGCGGTACAGTTTCACCCTGAAAGGTCAGGGCGAATCGGTCTGAGACTGCTTGAAAACTTCGGCAGATGGGACGGAAAATAGCCACAGAGCTCACAGAGAACACAGAGAATTAAATAACAAATGTTGACAAAAAGAATAATACCGTGTCTGGATGTAAGAAACCGCAAGGTAACCAAAGGCGTAAAGTTTCAGAACAATATCGACCTGGGCGACCCTGTTGAGATGGCGGTAGCGTACAGCGACGGCGGATGCGATGAGCTGGTTTTCTACGATATAACGGCTTCTGCGGAAGAAAGACCGATTGACATCGGTATGGTGCGCGAGGTCGCAGAGGCGGTGC
Proteins encoded:
- a CDS encoding RbsD/FucU domain-containing protein, with protein sequence MLKGIPAIISPQLLACLSEMGHADEIVIADGNFPAASMAKKLIRCDGHGVPEVLKAVLKLFPLDIYVEKPVALMEVVPGDKTKPVIWKEYKKIIESSGEKFDDFEFVERFEFYERAKQAFAVVATSESALYANIILKKGVIKS
- the hisH gene encoding imidazole glycerol phosphate synthase subunit HisH, giving the protein MITIIDYKAGNLTSVKLAFESIGREVTITDRPEEIIRAEKIVFPGVGAAKAAMDNLKELNLVEPIRKVIADGVPFLGICIGMQVLFESSEEDGGTECLGILPGSVKKFKSADKLCKIPQIGWNTVKIVRGHQIFDGIEDLSEFYFVHSFYPACSDKNHIIGQTEYADATFASAAGKGNFAAVQFHPERSGRIGLRLLENFGRWDGK